Part of the Anomalospiza imberbis isolate Cuckoo-Finch-1a 21T00152 chromosome 29, ASM3175350v1, whole genome shotgun sequence genome, cATCCCCAATCCCATAAAcaatcccatccccaatcccttttccaatcccatcctgatcccatccccaatcccatcaatcccaatcccattcccaaccccatcccaaccccacaCACAGCCCCTCACCGTCCCCGCCGGCCGCGCCGATCCCGGCCTCCGCTGCCGACGCGGCCGCCGCCCtccgcgcctcctcctcctgccgctgccgctgctcctCCATGGACACCCGCAGCGCctggaaaccccaaaaccccggaTGGGGAACGCCGGGAAGGGGGGGCGGCAGGGGGCGGGGAGCCCTCGGGGCCGGGGGAGACCCCGGCTTTTCCGGGATCCTGACGCCGGGAAGCGCCCGACCCTCGGGAACTGCGGGATCCCTACCAGGGCCAGCTCGGGGTCGGCGCTGGGGTCCACGCCGAACTCGAAGTCGGAGGCGCCCAGGCCCAGCATGGCGCCGCCCTCGCCCGCCAGGATGGGCGAGCTGATGAGGGCGTCGGCCAGGCTGGGCCCCGGCGGCACCGTCACCAGGTGCGAGCCGCTGCCGTCCTTGCCGTTGAGCGCCGTGATGAACGCCGTCAGCTTCTCCGTGTTGGCCTCCTGGGAAGAGCGGGCGTGGGAACGCTGCGGGGCCGGCGCCGCGGGGCTCGGGGAGGGGCTCTGGGGCTccgtggggctgggagggcgctGCCCTGGTTTCTACGAGCGCTGAGGTTTCTCTCAGAGCTCTTCTGAGGGTTTAGGGCTCTCCTAAAGCCCGTGTTTGCGTTTCTCCCGGAGCTCTCGCGCGGGTTCAGGTACACGGTGATTGCTCTGCATTCTTCCTCGGGGGAGGAGAGAGCTGACGGACCCCAGCGTGGCTGGAGAGGcggcaattccatcctccaagCCACGGTCCCCTCTGGAGCTCCATAAGCACCGAGTGCTGGAATAAACCGCTCTCTCTCTGGCCTTTGCAGCTAACGAGAGTTTGTGTGCTCGCTCCGTGCCCGACAGCGGCAGGAGAGGGCTCGGGTGATGCCAATTCCCAGCGGGAAATCGGGGATGGGGAGGGATTGGGCgccagggaaaggctgggaacTGGGGATTTCCCTGGAACGCTGACCTCGGAAAAGCGCCCAGAATCCTCAAGGACCGACCTCGTTCCCAAGAACGCCCGTCGGGattctccagccccagcacggggCCGGGAGAGGCCCCAGAATTCCCTCTGGAACGTGGCAACTCCCGGGATTCTCACCTCCTCCCCAAAGTTGATGATGTCCACGTTGACCTTCTCCTTCTTCAGGCGCTTGGCCAGCTTCACCAGCTGGGAAGAAGCGGGAATTCCCCAGGGTCAGCGGGATCCGGCCCAGCGCCGGCTCCCGCGGGAAGCGGGGATTCTCCGGTCCCACTCACGTCCTTGTCGCTGTCGTGCACGGGGCTGCCCACGAAGGCGATGATCCTCATCTTGTGGTTCTTGCCCTGCCGGTGCTTCAGCGCCAGCTGCACCAAAGTCCTGGACTTGGGGCCACTCCCGGGAAAACGGGGACCCCCGGCCCCACATCCCGGGATCGGCCCCAGGGGAggggggcagagcagggctgggctgaaaATCTTGGGATCTAGGGGAATTTCTGTGAAATTTCCATAGATTCGTGGTGGGTTTCCATGGATTCCTGTGAAATTTCCATGGATTTATGGCGgatttccatggatttctgtGAAATTTCCACGGATTTATGGTGGATTTCCCTGGATTCCTGTGACATTCCCATGGATTTATGCTCTCAAACCTGCCCCACCGTTTTCACCgcaagcacagaaggaaaacCCAAATTTCCCCGAGCTGAGAACCGGCAGAAGCCGATTTCCCACATCCCCACCCTGAAAGCCGGGGAGAGCCCCGGGGAGCGCGGAATTCCCGGGAACGCCGAGGGGACTCACGTGGGCCACGCGGATGCCGGTGCCGAAGGTGATCTTGCCCTTGGGCTGCACCGTGTGCAGCTTGGACAGGATGCGCCCGGTGTCCGGCGTCAGCGTGGTCAGCACCTCGCAGTTACTGcgggaaaaccgggaatgcCCCAGGAACCAGGCGGGGGATCCCCCGGGAACCGGGCGGGGAATCCCCCGGGAACTGGGCAGGGAattcccagatcccaaatcctggatCCCACATACCAAATCCCGATCCCAGTTCCCAAACCCTGATCCCAGATCCCAATTCCAAGattccaaatcccaaatcccaatcccagatcCCACATCCCATCTCCCAAATCCcggatcccaaatcccagatcccaattCCCAGCTCCTGATCCCAGATCCCAGCTCTCGATCCCAATTCCTAGCTCCCAGTTCCCAGCTCCtgatcccagctcccagctctcgATCCCAATTCCTAGCTCCCAGTTCCCAGCTCCTGATCCCAGCTCCCAGATCCCAGCTCCCAGAACCCAGCTCCCAAATCCTGGATCCCAGCTCCCGGACCCCAGCTCCCGAATCCCAGCTCCCAGATCCTGGATCCCAGCTCCCGGATCCCAGCTCCCggatcccagctcccagctcccagctcccgGCTCCCGATCCGGCTGCAGCCCGCACGGCCGTGCCCGCACTTGGCCAGGGTGATGAGCCCCACGTTGTTCTCGGGGTTGCTGCGGGTCTTGGAGTGGCACACGATGTTCACGGCGTCCTGCTGCGCCTGCAGCCGCGTGGGCAGGAAGTCCCCGTTCCGCATGTACTCGCTGTTATCCACGCTGCAATTCCCGAAAAAACCGGAATGATCCCGGGGAACTCCCCCTGCTGGGgtggctggggctcagctccccaaaatctgctttgttttggggaaaaaggaGATTTATTCCAGTCTAAAATGGGATTTTCGTGGGAACTGTGGAGGTTTATCACAGAACTCTGATGGTTTTGGGGATGGCCGGGGTTCcttccccaaaatctcctttaaTTTGGGGAGTGGCCGATGTTCACCCCCCAGATCTGCGACTTCTTGGGAATTGCTGACATTTGTCCCCCCCAAAATACGGGGTTTTTTGGGAACAGTGGAAGCTCAACCCACAGAATCTACCCCGTCTCTGCTTCACAGATGCCTGTCCCCAactgtcccccctgtccccaactgtcccctctgtccatccctgtcccctctgtccccccgtCTCTTCCTGAGCCCcttgtccctcctgtcccctcagcctctgtccctccctgtcccttctgtcccctctgtccctccctgtccctgtatgtctcccctgtcccccctgtctctccctgtcccccgtctctccctgtcccctctgtctctccctgtcccccctgtctctccctgtcccctctgtcccccctgtctctccctgtcccctctgtccccccctgtcccctctgtctctccctgtcccctctgtctctccctgtcccctctgtctctccctgtcccctcctgtcccctttgtcccctctgtctctccctgtcccctctgtcccccctgtctctccctgtcccctctgtccccccctgtcccctctgtctctccctgtcccctctgtccccccctgtcccctctgtctctccctgtcccctcctgtcccctttgtcccctctgtctctccctgtcccctcctgtcccctttgtcccctctgtctctccctgtcccctttgtcccctctgtctctccctgtcccctctgtcccccctgtctctccctgtcccctcctgtcccctttgtcccctctgtctctccctgtcccctcctgtcccctttgtcccctctgtctctccctgtcccctttgtcccctctgtccccccctgtcccctctgtctctccctgtcccctcctgtcccctttgtcccctctgtctctccctgtcccccctgtcccctctgtcccctctgtctctccctgtcccctctgtctctccctgtcccccctgtcccctctgtcccctctgtcccctcaggCCGGGCGCGCTCCGCCCCCCCCGCCATGACTCAGGGAAAGCggccgggcgggccggggcTTCCCGGGGGGTGCCGGGGGTTGCCGTGCGGGTGCCGGGGGTTGCCGGGGGTTgccgggggctggcggggctggcggggctctCACCACACCATGGTGCTCTCCAGAACCATCTTGGCTCCCTCTGCCCTCAGCGCCGGCCCGCTCCCCGACCCGCCCAACAACGCGCCCGCTGATTGGTCCGGGCGCCGCGGCCAATGGGCGCGCCGCAGCGCGGGGCACGCCGGGAGCTGTAGTTCTGGGCGGGGCGCGATGGCGGCCGGGCCTCGCCGCTGTCCGCAGCGGGCCGGGACCGTCCCCGCGGCCCCGCCACCGTGACCGCCACCGTCACCGCGTCcccgccaccgccaccgccaccgTGACCGCCACCGTCACCGTCCCCGCGGCACCGCCACGGCCACCGCCACCGCGTCACCGTCCCCGCGTCCCCGCCACCGCCACCGCGTCACCGCCACCGTCACCGCTCGCGGCGCCGAGAGCAGCCGGGGGCTCCTGTCCCCCTGCGCCACcccggggctgtcccctgcGCCTTGTCCCGCCCgacgtgtccccagggctgtccctgtgtccccagtgtccccgcagtgtccccagggctgtccctgtgtccccagtgtcccctgtgatgaccccagggctgtccctgtgtccccagtgtccccgcagtgtccccagggctgtccctgtgtccccatgggcTTCTctgtccccccagtgcccccccagtgtccccagggctgtccttgtgtccccagtgtcccctgtgatgtccccagggctgtccctgtgtccccagtgtcccctgtgatgacccctgtgatgtccccatggGCTTCTCTGcccccccccagtgtccccgcagtgtccccagggctgtccccacgGGCTCtctgtcacccccagtgtccccagggctgtccctgtgatgtccccagtgtccccagggctgtccctgtgatgtccccagtgtccccagggctgtccccacgGGCTCtctgtcacccccagtgtccccagggctgtccctgtgatgtccccagtgtccccagggctgtccccacgGGCTCtctgtcacccccagtgtcccctgtgatgtccccaatgtccccccatgtccccccgtgtcccccccgaGGCAGAgccgggggctcccggggccagCGGTGACAACAGCTCCGGGCTGGGCAGGACAATTCCAGGAAAACTCCACCCCAAATCCGGCAAAACTCTGGGAATTTCACTCCCAACCCAGGAAAACTCCATGGATTCCATCCCAAATCCGGGAAAACTCCATGGATGCCACCCCAAATCCGGGAAAACTCCATGGATTCCATCCCAAATCTGGGAAAACTCCATGGATTCCATCCCAAATCCGGGAAAACTCCATGGATTCCATCCCAAATCCGGGAAAATTCCACCACAAATCCGGGAAAACTCCATGgattccatcccaaatccaggaaaattCCCTGGATtacaccccaaatccaggaaaattCCACCACAAATCTGGGAAAACTCCATAAATTCTGTCCCAAATCTGGGAAAATTCCATgaattccatcccaaatccaggaaaattCCATGGATTCCATTCCAAATCCATGAATTCCataaaaaatccaggaaaattcTGTAAATTCTGTCCCGGTCCAAGAAAATTCCATGGATTCCgtcccaaatccaggaaaattCCATGGGTTCTTTCCCAGTCCAGGAGAATTCAACGgattccatcccaaatccaggaaaattCCATTCCCAAGTCCAGGAAAAGTCCGTTCCAAGTCCAGGAAAATTCCACAAATTCCGTCCCCGCTCCGTGAGAATTCCGTCCCAAATCCAGGAGAATTCCGTTCCCGGTCCCtccatcccgggaagagccaAATCCTCTTCTTCTCCTGGAAAAgtccccccagaattcccacatttcccccttcagaagaggaaaatcccaaaaaaaaaccaaaacaaaacccaaaaaaaaccaaaaaaacaaaaaaacccatcccaaaaaatcccaacgccacccctcccccccccgccTCTGGATGAGgagaattcccaggaaaaaggggaatTATCCCAAAAATAGTTAAATATTCATAAATACTCCATTCTGGGGGGggttgctgggaaaaaaattggggaaaattggggaaaaaataggggaaaaatgggaaaaaatgggaaaaaattggggaaaaattggggaaatttcCCCTCCTGATCCgataaaaaatgggaataaaacgGGAGTGGAGGGAATTTGTCTAATATAGACAAAcattccagggaaaaagggGAGATCCAGTGGAACTGCCCCCGAATTCCCGGTGGGAATTTCCCTGGAGCTGCGGTTCCCGGGTGAGGCCGCTCCAGAGGGGAAAATCAGCTTTTCCTACAAAGAGCCAGGAAAaggagcaggggcagagcccggcaggAATTCCCAAAGCTCGGAATTCCGGGTTCCTGATAAAAACCAGGAGTTTCCCGGGCGGGAGTTCGGGGAAAAGGAgatttttccataaaaaaaatcaggggcGGAGCAGAAATCAGCTCCAGCCCCGGCGGCTGCTccggaattttgggaattttgggatttttgggatggaTCCAGGCGGGAAATTCCTCATCCcagattttggtgttttttttttttttttttttttttttttttgccgccttcccatcccaaaatctgCTCCGGGAATTTCGTGGGATTGTCAGAGGTGTTAAAAAACGGGATTTAGGGATTGGAAAAGTGGGATTTGAGCtgggatttttgagggaaatCCTTAAAAAATCTGGGGGGAAATCCCGGGATGGGCTCGGATTCCGAAAAtccaaaaaaagccccaaaaaatcccaaagtaatccccaaaaaatctgcaaaaaatcccaaaaattccccaaaaaatcccaaaaattcttCCCAGACTGTGGGAAAAgcttcccaaaattcctgctgggaaaagagaggaggagccaggagcttttccaggatttctcctcctttttcccgTTTTCCGGGGGATTTCCCATGGGAAACCCAGAGCAAATCCCGatttctgaataaaaatgaataattagtaattaataattaataatccCAAGGATTCCCACAGGACTGGAAACCGGGATGGGATCCTACGGAAATTCCGAGAAAATAGTTGggataaaaaaacccaagaaaagctaaaattcccccaaaaattccccgaAGAAAGCCGGCGCGGCTCCGATCCCCGCTGGCAGCTTTCCAGGAATTGCCTCCCGTTTTTTCATCCCAAAATCCGGGGATTCCCGGGAATTGCAGCTCCCTTCTCCCGCGGTTTCCAGCCCTCTCGTGCTCGGTTTCTGGGGGCAATCCCGGCGTTCCCGCTTTTCCCCGGGGCCGTTCCCGGGCCTCCAGCTCCGGGCTCGGTGGGAGAAGAAGGAATTCCCAGGGATTTCTGGGATCCCGGCGGCGCCGATTCACTGCGAAGAGAGAAAACCCGGGAGTGAGGGAGAAGCGGCAATTCCCCCCGTGGAACGCGTGGGGTTTATCCCAAATATTCCCAAGCCcgggaaaggagggagaaatcTGGGAATGCTccgggtgggatttgggatttccagACCCTGGGCATTGagggattttcctcctttttgggCAATTCCAGGGATTCCGGGCGGCCCCAAGCCCTGGGAACGGGGGAAGAGCCCGGGAAATTCCCAGGAAATTCCGGGATCTACCCCCCACTCCCCGGGAATTCCCgggttttgcttttcccatggaaaacacTCACAAAGCTGATCTCggtctcctgcagctcctccagctccaggggcagggaggggccGGGGGATCCGCTGGAAAAACaacgggaaaaatgggaattcttGGGGGGAATCCAAGAAATCCcaagctcctgctgctcccgtGGAATTCCTaggaaatcctgggaaaaacCCCTGGAAAGCTTTGGAAAATCCAGGTTTTCCCATGGAAGATGTGGAGAGAGAGGAAATTCCGTGGAAATTCCACCCAGGGCAAAGAGGATCCTCGGGAATCCCAGAGGAAAATCCCACGGACAGAGAGAGCGCTCCAGGAGAATTCCTCCTGGGAACTCCGTGGAATTGGTGGATGGAGAGAACATTCCCTGGGAATGCCACCGGAATTCCAGCCCAGGCCGGGGCAGGAAAAGCGGGAACATCCCAGATTTCGGGATTTTCCCAAAATCTCTGCAAGCCTGGGCAAGAACGGAGCCCAGAAAGCTCCAGATCCCGGGATTTCCTGGGACTGATTCCGTCAAAAAGCCGGGTCCGGCCTCACCTGGGCAGGGACGCTGCGGGAGCTGCTCCGGGCCCCGGGTGAACTTCCACCCCCACGGACCTGCGGGAATTCGGGATCAGCCGAGCGCGGAATCCCCCAGGCGCAATTCCCGCTTTTCACGGGGACATTCCCGCTTTTCCACAGGGAAATTCCCGCTTTCCACAGGGACATTCCCACTTTTCCTCAGGGACATTCCCACTTTTCCATGGGGCTCGTTCCAGGGAAACCTTCCCGGAttggggctggggcagtgccTCAGGAGCGATCCCAAAAACCTCGGGAATGATCCCAGAGCCCTTCCCCTGAGCCTAAACCCCTTGGGAATGATCCCAAGCCCCTTTTCCTGATCCCAAACCCCTTTCCCAGTCCCAAGCCCCCCATTCCCCTGGAGTCCCCATTCCCACAGGATCCCCGTTCCCCCAGGATCCCCGTTCCCATGGGATCCCCGTTCCCCCGGGATCCCCGTTCCCGTGGGATCCCCGTTCCCGTGGGATCCCCGTTCCTGCTCCCACCTGCTCGGGGGGGAGGCGGCGCCGgcgctgcccagggaggggctggacggggacggggacaccggggacaccggggacactggggccGCGGGCAGCGAGCGCGGCAGCACGTCCGGCCGGGAACCTGCAACGGGAAACCGGGAATGGGaaaccgggaatgggaacaggaatgggaaactgggaatggggacaggaatgggaaaccgggaatggggaactgggaatggggaaccgggaatggggacaggaatgggaaaCCAggaatggggaactgggaatggggaactgggaatgggaatgggaaactgggaatggggatgggaaccGGGAACGGGGTCAGGAaactgggaacaggatcaggaaactgggaatgggaaacggggaatggggacaggaaactgggaatggggacgggAGCCTgcaatgggaatgggattgggaatgggaaaatgggaacgggaaactgggaatggggacatgaacctgCAACGGGATCAGGAATAGGGTCAGGAAactgggaatggagctgggatttttgggataaaaacGGGGATTCTGTgggatggaaacgggttttTCGGGGTGAAAACAGGGTTTTCTGGGATGAAGCTCCCCGTTCCCACCTTGCTCCGGGTCCATCTCGGTGCCCAGCGGGGCCTTGGCGTCCCCCGCTGCCGGGtttgggatcgggatcgggatccccccctggcagctcctcctgggaacggcgccgccgccccggctcTTCTTGGACGGGGAGGGCTTCACTGGGAAAGGGAAATTCCATAAAAACGGGATTTTCCCGGGATTCCGGGGGGtctggggcagggaggagggggagaaggagaaaaaggggggaaaatcccTAGGGAAAGTATTTTCCAGGGAAATTAAAGTGGTTTTtcagggagatttttttttttttcagggagattttttttttttcagggagtTTTTAGGGGAAAGagaaatagaaggaaaaggttggaaaagggggaaaaaaaaccctaaaaaaaaaaaaagcacttttccaaCTTTTCCAGGGAATTTTTATGCCACGAAAAGGAAGAACAAGCtgaaaaaaccaggaaaaacctacaaaaaagcaggaaaacccggaggggaggggggggaaacACGTTAGAAAAGAActtttccagccttttttttccgggacagagagggacaaaagctggggaaaaaaaaaaacaaccaaacaggAGAAACGTGGGGAAAGCTGGGAATGCAGGGGGAAGGCAGGGATCCCGGGGATCCCGGGGATCCCGGGGATCGGGGCCGGGGGCACTCACGTGGGATCCGGCGGAACACCGTGTGGCACATGAAGCGTTGGAAGCGCTCGGCGTAGAAGCTGGGCCGGTGCACGGACACCGTGTCCTGGGGCCGGGAGAACGGGAATGAGCCCCAAAACCCGGGAACCCCGGGTGGGACGGGGCGGCTCCGAGGGGCTCGGGGGGAACCGCGGGAATTGGGACGGAAATTGCGGGGCTCCGGGAAAAAATCCCAGGGATTCTGGGGGGAattccagggattcagggggAGAAATCCCAGGGATTCAGGGGGGAAATCCCAGGGATTCAGGGGGA contains:
- the LOC137463505 gene encoding putative PIP5K1A and PSMD4-like protein: MAAAAAAGPESGGSSGSSGGLGGSNTFKKSLTPEMPGGSQTIRKGHRGVDSTGETTYKKTTSSALKGAIQLGITHTVGSLSTKPERDVLMQDFYVVESIFFPSEGSNLTPAHHYNDFRFKTYAPVAFRYFRELFGIRPDDYLYSLCSEPLIELSNSGASGSLFYVSSDDEFIIKTVQHKEAEFLQKLLPGYYMNLNQNPRTLLPKFYGLYCVQAGGKNIRIVVMNNLLPRSVRMHLKYDLKGSTYKRRASPKERDKACPTFKDLDFLQDLPDGLFLDADMHSALCKTLQRDCLVLQSFKIMDYSLLVAIHSLDQAQRERAAAGHRELHGHRDGDGRGRPAAQRALYSTAMESIQGEARRGGTIETDDQMGGIPARNSRGERLLLYIGIIDVLQSYRFVKKLEHSWKALVHDGDTVSVHRPSFYAERFQRFMCHTVFRRIPLKPSPSKKSRGGGAVPRRSCQGGIPIPIPNPAAGDAKAPLGTEMDPEQGGNGELHPRKPCFHPEKPVSIPQNPRFYPKNPSSIPSFLTLFLIPLQVHVPIPSFPFPFSHSQSHSHCRLPSPFPVSCPHSPFPIPSFLILFPFPIPGSRPDVLPRSLPAAPVSPVSPVSPSPSSPSLGSAGAASPPSSGSPGPSLPLELEELQETEISFRRGPAAIAPRPELQLPACPALRRAHWPRRPDQSAGALLGGSGSGPALRAEGAKMVLESTMVCVDNSEYMRNGDFLPTRLQAQQDAVNIVCHSKTRSNPENNVGLITLANNCEVLTTLTPDTGRILSKLHTVQPKGKITFGTGIRVAHLALKHRQGKNHKMRIIAFVGSPVHDSDKDLVKLAKRLKKEKVNVDIINFGEEEANTEKLTAFITALNGKDGSGSHLVTVPPGPSLADALISSPILAGEGGAMLGLGASDFEFGVDPSADPELALALRVSMEEQRQRQEEEARRAAAASAAEAGIGAAGGDESDEALLKMTIGQPEFGRAGLPDLSSMSEEEQIAYAMQMSLQGAEFAQAEAAEVDSGAAMDTSEPAKEEDDYDVMQDPEFLQSVLENLPGVDPNNEAIRNAMGSLARDGRDRDGRDRDGKEQDRK